In the genome of Roseimicrobium gellanilyticum, one region contains:
- the vccA gene encoding Verru_Chthon cassette protein A has product MAIVMVLAIMALLMVLVLALLSMGSSETRSSSAFSQSSQVRTLSDMPVSIIMGQIRQATSGLGMTKSWASQPGMIRVFGTESGGPGGRSRLETAWRLYSSDKMSEEGTRFNAATEADTLSKWKETRAQFTDLNEPVAQINGEGNTRRVYPILDASALQDAAGGSKTGKVAGFGLSNTIPVPGSTSEQPLPMPVRWLYVLQDGRLVVPNGGAGDKATFDEGVVTRANPIVGRIAFWTDDESCKVNLNTAAEGTPWDVPRAAGWSDRNFAYYIPAQNEFQRFPGHPAMTCLSTVLQAFDDRYKPQLPIVQNDGTVGNKSAYQTYLKSIYDLIPRTNPGLAGEGTRGGTETPTNADGLPVKRERLFTSVDEFFYGSTFNTGTAQRAVNPSGGAVDAADLQMSRFFLTAHSRSPEVNVFNRPRVSLWPIQAETTKRTAKDKLLAFCTTAAGQTACFQRASTWENNSTKQGSSQSPTEDFALSQNQKVFGYLQTLTKKGVPGFGAATFDEKYGALNRNQILLSMFDLVRWGVNASNPYTTPKYHYIPPRAYTGLNASFLAEASAVPVVASGTSTESFGTKLKAFGRYPTIIEASVVFMATEVEMDTTTTPAQPLDKAPKDNRADKTKKMRAFLVLQPFTPVVGMPPYTPNVRYRIKGLESWKANGKPLGFPSAAVNRSWVPAGSTFDGGHSTAYTSMHAQFFKANKTAKTVAVGGSGADETNSFPFVSQEVDVSDNPNFQFTGGPITVEIHLGAGPPGQLDDKTLIQTATLNFPTPTGRWPVPRVRVDSGVDPSKDWTVSMANMDLQQRLGKNDPQNYLIVLGDTARSVVTSATSPAKGDFRVMCAMREISQDYYTKHADYDSDTKEEAQSLRHSGTSWSGHYGRGFAASYITPNTKGRQHTWQMAGYVITSPTKIDKPYGLLKDVPYWQDCQPATPYRLDGAYNAIGAGRPGDWDNGMGRIEDGPYINKPDDTGMTGNTGVRNGYFARDGFTEENSGRVYAPNRQICSAVAFGSLPTGIHPIPANSNKVSPWQTLLFCPNPPSRSRASTADPAQTDHYGFKAPRDHLMLDLFWMPVVEPYAISEPLSTAGKINMNSQIMPFAYIQRATGLHAALRSVRISALPYEIAWVKDGTTLAVTASQLEECYKSWEHWLKYDTVYEVNAEETVKGLQRRFEQGDIFRSASEICDIFLVPKPKTKTGSGDSPYYPRSDGKPSKSPSYDDMTEWWNGNLNTQKDGFELTGDNTRESPYNQLYPRLTTKSNIYQVHYRVQVLKKARSTGPAEWDEETDTISAEQRGSATIERYLDPNDPSLPDFIANPDQDGSLDDYYRFRVIGRKTFAP; this is encoded by the coding sequence ATGGCGATTGTCATGGTGCTCGCCATCATGGCCCTGCTCATGGTGCTGGTGCTCGCGCTTCTGTCGATGGGGTCGTCCGAGACGCGTTCCTCATCCGCGTTCAGCCAGTCCTCCCAGGTTCGCACCCTCTCGGACATGCCCGTGAGCATCATCATGGGGCAGATCCGGCAGGCAACTTCCGGTCTGGGGATGACGAAGTCGTGGGCGTCACAGCCCGGTATGATTCGCGTGTTCGGCACGGAGTCAGGAGGACCGGGCGGCCGCTCCAGACTGGAGACCGCATGGCGGCTCTATTCTTCTGACAAGATGTCGGAAGAAGGCACGCGTTTCAACGCCGCAACCGAGGCGGATACACTCAGCAAATGGAAGGAGACACGAGCGCAATTCACGGACCTGAATGAGCCAGTGGCCCAGATCAATGGCGAGGGAAATACCAGGCGCGTCTATCCGATTCTGGATGCATCCGCACTCCAGGATGCTGCGGGCGGCAGCAAGACTGGGAAGGTCGCTGGCTTCGGCCTCTCAAACACCATACCCGTTCCAGGAAGCACCTCGGAGCAGCCGTTGCCCATGCCGGTGCGCTGGCTCTATGTCTTGCAGGATGGACGGCTGGTGGTTCCCAATGGCGGGGCAGGGGACAAAGCCACGTTTGATGAAGGCGTTGTCACCAGGGCCAATCCCATCGTCGGTCGCATTGCTTTCTGGACGGATGATGAAAGCTGCAAGGTCAACCTCAACACCGCTGCCGAGGGCACGCCTTGGGATGTTCCCAGGGCCGCAGGCTGGTCTGATCGGAACTTCGCCTACTACATTCCCGCGCAGAATGAATTCCAGCGCTTTCCGGGTCATCCGGCCATGACGTGCCTCAGCACGGTGCTCCAGGCTTTTGACGACCGCTACAAACCCCAGCTTCCGATTGTGCAGAACGATGGCACCGTCGGAAACAAGTCCGCCTACCAGACTTACCTGAAGAGCATCTACGATCTCATTCCCAGGACCAATCCAGGTCTCGCGGGCGAAGGGACACGCGGAGGTACGGAGACGCCCACCAATGCCGACGGCCTTCCTGTGAAGCGTGAGCGGCTCTTCACCTCGGTGGACGAGTTTTTCTATGGTTCCACTTTCAACACCGGCACGGCCCAGCGCGCGGTGAACCCCTCCGGCGGTGCGGTAGATGCAGCGGATCTGCAGATGAGCCGCTTCTTTCTCACCGCACACAGCCGCTCGCCGGAGGTGAATGTCTTCAACCGTCCGCGAGTATCCCTCTGGCCCATCCAGGCAGAGACAACCAAACGCACCGCCAAGGACAAGCTGCTGGCCTTCTGCACCACTGCCGCCGGGCAGACAGCTTGCTTCCAGCGCGCCTCCACGTGGGAGAACAACTCGACCAAGCAAGGTTCATCCCAGAGCCCCACGGAGGACTTCGCGCTCTCGCAAAACCAGAAGGTGTTTGGTTATCTCCAGACACTCACGAAGAAGGGCGTGCCCGGCTTCGGCGCGGCCACATTTGATGAGAAGTATGGTGCACTGAACCGCAATCAGATCCTGCTCTCCATGTTCGATCTGGTTCGCTGGGGGGTGAATGCCTCCAATCCGTACACTACGCCGAAGTACCACTACATTCCTCCTCGTGCCTACACCGGGCTCAATGCCTCCTTTCTCGCGGAGGCTTCCGCGGTGCCGGTCGTCGCCTCGGGTACCAGCACCGAGTCTTTCGGCACGAAACTCAAGGCCTTTGGCCGCTACCCCACGATCATCGAGGCCTCCGTCGTATTCATGGCCACCGAGGTGGAGATGGATACTACCACGACACCGGCACAGCCCCTCGACAAGGCTCCCAAGGATAACAGGGCGGACAAAACGAAGAAGATGCGGGCCTTTCTGGTGTTGCAGCCGTTCACCCCGGTGGTGGGTATGCCGCCTTACACTCCCAATGTGCGCTACCGCATCAAGGGTTTGGAAAGCTGGAAGGCCAATGGCAAACCCCTGGGTTTCCCCTCCGCCGCGGTGAACCGCTCCTGGGTGCCCGCAGGATCCACCTTCGATGGAGGACACTCCACGGCGTACACCTCCATGCACGCCCAATTCTTCAAGGCCAACAAGACGGCAAAGACCGTGGCCGTGGGCGGATCAGGTGCGGATGAGACGAATTCCTTCCCCTTTGTGAGCCAGGAAGTGGATGTGTCTGATAACCCGAATTTTCAGTTCACCGGAGGTCCCATCACGGTGGAGATTCACCTCGGCGCCGGCCCGCCCGGTCAATTGGATGACAAGACACTCATCCAGACGGCGACGTTGAATTTCCCCACCCCCACTGGCCGCTGGCCCGTCCCGCGCGTCCGGGTGGATTCGGGGGTCGACCCCAGCAAGGACTGGACCGTCTCCATGGCGAACATGGATCTGCAACAGCGACTCGGAAAGAATGATCCCCAGAACTATCTGATCGTGCTCGGTGACACCGCCCGCTCTGTGGTGACCAGCGCCACCAGTCCGGCCAAGGGCGACTTCAGGGTGATGTGTGCCATGCGCGAGATCAGCCAGGACTACTATACCAAGCACGCGGACTACGACAGCGACACCAAGGAGGAGGCTCAATCCCTGCGCCACTCAGGCACGTCGTGGTCAGGTCACTACGGCCGGGGCTTTGCGGCTTCCTACATCACTCCCAACACGAAAGGCAGGCAGCACACCTGGCAGATGGCGGGCTATGTGATCACCTCACCCACCAAGATCGACAAGCCGTATGGCCTCCTCAAAGACGTGCCCTACTGGCAGGACTGCCAGCCTGCTACGCCTTACCGCCTGGATGGCGCCTATAATGCCATCGGTGCAGGTCGCCCAGGAGACTGGGACAATGGTATGGGACGTATCGAAGATGGCCCCTACATCAACAAGCCGGATGACACGGGCATGACAGGAAACACGGGTGTCAGAAATGGCTACTTCGCCCGTGATGGATTCACTGAGGAGAATTCCGGCAGAGTCTACGCTCCCAACCGCCAGATCTGCTCCGCTGTAGCCTTCGGATCCCTGCCTACGGGAATCCATCCCATCCCGGCAAATTCAAACAAGGTGAGTCCGTGGCAGACGCTTCTCTTCTGTCCTAATCCACCTTCACGGTCCCGCGCCTCGACCGCAGACCCGGCCCAGACGGATCACTACGGCTTCAAAGCACCACGCGATCACCTGATGCTGGATCTGTTCTGGATGCCGGTCGTGGAACCCTATGCCATCAGCGAGCCGCTTTCCACGGCGGGCAAGATCAACATGAACAGCCAGATCATGCCCTTCGCCTACATTCAGCGTGCCACCGGATTGCACGCTGCTTTGCGTAGCGTCAGGATCAGCGCACTTCCTTATGAAATCGCCTGGGTCAAGGACGGCACCACGCTGGCCGTCACCGCATCCCAACTGGAGGAGTGTTACAAGAGCTGGGAACACTGGCTGAAATACGACACCGTCTACGAGGTAAACGCGGAGGAGACGGTGAAGGGCCTCCAACGTCGCTTCGAACAGGGCGACATCTTCCGCTCCGCGTCGGAGATCTGCGACATCTTTCTGGTGCCCAAACCCAAGACCAAGACCGGCTCTGGGGATTCGCCCTATTATCCGCGATCCGACGGCAAACCCAGCAAGTCTCCCAGCTACGATGACATGACTGAGTGGTGGAATGGCAACCTCAATACCCAGAAAGATGGCTTCGAGCTTACGGGCGACAACACACGTGAGTCCCCCTATAACCAGCTCTACCCGCGCCTCACCACCAAGTCCAACATCTACCAGGTGCACTACCGTGTGCAGGTGCTCAAGAAAGCGCGCTCCACTGGGCCCGCCGAATGGGATGAAGAGACGGACACCATCTCCGCCGAGCAGCGCGGATCCGCCACCATCGAGCGCTATCTGGATCCCAATGATCCCAGCCTGCCCGACTTTATCGCCAATCCGGACCAGGACGGTTCGCTGGACGACTACTACCGCTTCCGCGTGATCGGAAGAAAAACTTTTGCGCCATGA
- the vccB gene encoding Verru_Chthon cassette protein B: protein MNTKPQSPASKKYQAGFSLAETAVAVGIAASVIVTLVGMIPLSLDALRQSSNVAAEARIVQAIAADYRMREWSEVLQQQNSGGSKDYIFDGQGTRVKDGDTSAIFTVRVTVSDAPTLPGMQQTNPRLKSVQMLMTESPNPAAALAKPESCRKAQTLVAQMDKYAVNQPVASN, encoded by the coding sequence ATGAATACGAAACCCCAATCACCTGCCTCAAAAAAATACCAGGCGGGATTCTCACTCGCGGAAACAGCGGTTGCCGTGGGTATCGCCGCCTCTGTGATCGTCACCCTCGTGGGAATGATTCCTCTTTCTCTGGATGCGCTCCGCCAGTCCTCCAACGTGGCCGCTGAGGCTCGCATTGTGCAGGCGATCGCCGCAGACTATCGTATGCGGGAGTGGAGCGAGGTGCTGCAACAGCAGAATAGCGGTGGAAGCAAGGACTACATCTTTGACGGCCAGGGGACCCGCGTCAAAGACGGCGACACCAGTGCCATCTTCACCGTGCGAGTCACCGTGAGCGACGCGCCGACGCTGCCGGGCATGCAGCAGACCAATCCGCGGCTGAAGTCCGTGCAGATGCTCATGACGGAAAGTCCGAACCCTGCTGCGGCCCTGGCCAAACCGGAATCCTGTCGCAAGGCGCAGACCCTCGTAGCGCAGATGGACAAATACGCGGTGAACCAGCCGGTGGCGTCTAACTAA